GTAGACCATCAGCCGCCACCTCGGCCCCATGGCGTCGGCGAGCGCGTCGACCTGTTCGACGGTGGCCGTAGGCCGTTCTCGGGCCCGCTCGCTGCCGGCGCCCCTGATCCGGCACGGATTGCGGCGGATCAGCTCGTCGTCGGCCGCCGTCTCCATGATGGCCTTGAGGAGGCGGTAGGACTTGGCGACGGTTGTCGCACCGGTCGCCTCCAGCCGCTCGGCCCGCCAGGTGCGCACGCGTGGCGGCGTGATGGCATCCAGGTTCACCGTGGCGAACTCGGGCAGCAGGTGCAGCCGCAGGAGCCTTCGGTACAACTCCTCCGTGGTGGCGGAGAGTCCACGCTCCTTGACCCACTTCATCGCGTACGTCTCGAAGTCGACCGCTCCGGCATCGGGGTCCACCCAGTGCTTACGCTCGATGTCCGCCTGCGTGAGCGTGAGCCAGGTCTGGGCGTCGGTACGCGACTCGAAGGTCTCCGGCGCGGTGCGTCGACTCCCGTCCGGAGCCCAGTACCGCGCCTGCCAGCGCCCCGAGGGAAGTTGACGGACGGTGCCGAATTCACGTCGCCGCTGCGGCTTGCGGGCCGCCATCAGACAGCCTTCCCGAAGCGGGAGCGCGCGTTGCTGATGGTCGGAACGGTGCGTTCCTCGATGTACGCGGCGAGGGCGCTCTCGGGTATCCGTACGGGCTTGCCGAGTTTGACGTAGCGGATGCGGCGTTCCTGAATGAGGCGCCGGATGAAGCGCACGCCGGTGCCGAGGCGGTCGGCGGCCTGCTCCACGGTCAGAAGGGCGTCGGTGGTGGTCACCTCCCCCTGCGG
The DNA window shown above is from Streptomyces sp. NBC_00247 and carries:
- a CDS encoding helix-turn-helix domain-containing protein, which produces MTTTDALLTVEQAADRLGTGVRFIRRLIQERRIRYVKLGKPVRIPESALAAYIEERTVPTISNARSRFGKAV
- a CDS encoding tyrosine-type recombinase/integrase, whose product is MAARKPQRRREFGTVRQLPSGRWQARYWAPDGSRRTAPETFESRTDAQTWLTLTQADIERKHWVDPDAGAVDFETYAMKWVKERGLSATTEELYRRLLRLHLLPEFATVNLDAITPPRVRTWRAERLEATGATTVAKSYRLLKAIMETAADDELIRRNPCRIRGAGSERARERPTATVEQVDALADAMGPRWRLMVYFGAYGPMRPEEQAALRRSDVTLEPLAVKIRDAAPELTTGRRVEGDTKSAAGRRTVFLPAFLHIEVKRHLDWYAHKEPDGLLFVGEKGAPFRRSTFGRKWRRARALVGLEEGFRFYDLRHTGHTLSTQSGATLKDTMVRAGQSSEKAALIYQHSDGERQREVAGGIDARVRAAREKAAAT